Proteins from one Nitrobacteraceae bacterium AZCC 2146 genomic window:
- a CDS encoding oxalate decarboxylase (product_source=KO:K01569; cath_funfam=2.60.120.10; cleavage_site_network=SignalP-noTM; cog=COG2140; ko=KO:K01569; pfam=PF00190; smart=SM00835; superfamily=51182; tigrfam=TIGR03404): protein MFSRRNVLAVSAAGAVATAARAASFGNPDQPPQGAINAKAPGNLKDPGPQSGAISNQFPSAQFPPATDVGGMPMDWASFNNAPKRVQNGGWARQVTQADFAISDTITGVNMRLTAGGIRELHWHQAAEWAIMTYGSCRITVLDAVGRPYVADVNEGDLWYFPAGQPHSLQGLGPDGCEFVICFDDGNASEFNTLLVTDWFAHTSPEVLAKNFGVPAQTFAKIPLQNLWIFQGTLPGDLASDRAAVSKAGRVPPHPFIFRLGSSAPEKESKGGEVRVADSSNFSIATTIAAAVVTVRPGGIREMHWHPNADEWQYYIKGKARMTVFNTGPNAMTMDFNAGDIGYVKRNLGHYVENVGDTDLQFVGVFKAPRYEEVSLSNWLTHTPPALVAQHLNVDEATIANWPDNGPGVMPRS from the coding sequence ATGTTTTCGAGACGGAATGTGCTGGCAGTGTCTGCTGCAGGCGCTGTTGCAACCGCGGCGCGCGCTGCCTCCTTCGGTAATCCGGACCAGCCGCCGCAGGGCGCAATCAATGCCAAAGCTCCGGGAAATCTGAAGGATCCGGGCCCGCAAAGCGGGGCCATCAGCAACCAGTTTCCCTCGGCGCAATTTCCGCCGGCAACCGATGTCGGCGGCATGCCGATGGACTGGGCCTCATTCAACAATGCGCCAAAGCGTGTCCAGAATGGCGGCTGGGCGCGCCAGGTAACGCAAGCTGATTTCGCGATTTCTGACACGATCACGGGCGTCAACATGCGGCTGACGGCTGGCGGCATCAGGGAATTGCACTGGCACCAGGCCGCGGAATGGGCGATCATGACGTACGGCAGTTGTCGCATCACGGTTCTCGACGCCGTGGGCCGGCCATATGTTGCGGACGTTAACGAGGGCGACCTCTGGTACTTTCCGGCAGGCCAGCCGCATTCGTTGCAGGGTCTCGGCCCGGACGGTTGCGAGTTTGTGATCTGCTTTGACGACGGCAACGCTAGCGAGTTTAACACGCTGCTGGTGACAGACTGGTTCGCCCATACGTCCCCCGAGGTGCTTGCCAAGAATTTTGGGGTTCCGGCCCAGACATTTGCCAAGATACCGCTGCAGAATCTCTGGATCTTCCAGGGCACCTTGCCGGGCGATTTGGCATCCGACCGCGCCGCAGTTAGCAAAGCCGGGCGCGTTCCACCCCATCCTTTCATCTTCAGGCTTGGATCGTCAGCTCCGGAGAAAGAATCCAAGGGCGGCGAGGTGCGGGTTGCCGACAGCAGCAACTTCAGCATCGCAACGACGATCGCGGCGGCGGTGGTAACGGTTCGTCCCGGCGGGATCCGCGAGATGCACTGGCATCCGAATGCCGACGAATGGCAGTATTATATCAAAGGCAAAGCACGCATGACGGTGTTCAATACCGGCCCGAATGCAATGACGATGGATTTCAATGCTGGCGACATCGGCTACGTCAAGCGCAATTTGGGGCATTATGTTGAAAATGTCGGAGACACGGATCTGCAGTTTGTCGGAGTCTTCAAGGCTCCCCGCTATGAAGAGGTTTCTCTGTCCAACTGGCTGACGCATACGCCGCCGGCGTTGGTCGCCCAGCATCTGAATGTTGACGAGGCGACCATCGCAAACTGGCCGGACAACGGCCCTGGCGTCATGCCGCGATCGTAA
- a CDS encoding hypothetical protein (product_source=Hypo-rule applied; superfamily=47175; transmembrane_helix_parts=Inside_1_12,TMhelix_13_35,Outside_36_180) — protein sequence MTGAEVTDTQRRPIVVAVIAVAAAVTLVIGLAISRGFAAAPEAAPSPQATGYLPSISDLMIATIQPRHERLWRTEQDGNWDFAAYELGNLRGAFDRLGRAHPTEHDISFPDMIASVTEQPFKSLNSAIQSKDGTAFTKAYADLTDACNLCHQALNHGVVEIRVPSRTSASDLKANSMSGN from the coding sequence ATGACCGGGGCGGAAGTAACAGACACCCAGCGTCGCCCGATCGTGGTTGCCGTGATCGCAGTTGCCGCAGCCGTCACCCTGGTGATCGGCCTTGCGATCTCGCGCGGCTTTGCGGCAGCGCCAGAAGCGGCGCCCTCGCCTCAAGCCACCGGATATCTGCCGAGCATCAGCGACCTGATGATCGCGACGATTCAACCGCGGCACGAGCGGCTCTGGCGGACGGAGCAGGACGGAAATTGGGACTTTGCGGCCTACGAGCTTGGAAATCTCCGCGGCGCGTTCGATCGGCTCGGGCGCGCCCACCCGACTGAACATGACATCTCCTTTCCGGACATGATAGCCTCCGTTACGGAGCAGCCGTTCAAGAGCCTCAACAGCGCGATCCAGTCCAAAGACGGCACCGCATTCACCAAGGCCTATGCCGATCTGACCGACGCATGCAATTTATGCCACCAGGCCCTCAACCACGGCGTCGTCGAAATCCGCGTACCAAGCCGGACGTCCGCGTCGGATCTAAAGGCCAACAGCATGTCGGGGAATTGA
- a CDS encoding xanthine dehydrogenase YagR molybdenum-binding subunit (product_source=KO:K11177; cath_funfam=3.30.365.10; cog=COG1529; ko=KO:K11177; pfam=PF01315,PF02738; smart=SM01008; superfamily=56003), translated as MEMNSPIGPNALDARGIVGKPLDRVDGRLKVTGGARYAYEMQQENTLYGFVVEASIGKGSIKSIDTRAAEKAPGVALVLTHRNAPAQGTGNHREAHPVLTGLQVTRYGQPVAFVVAESFEQARAAAYLVDVKYDRSSGKYALRANLNEARVPKPNDAPPADSAVGDFAAAFASAPVKINVTYTTPLQSHAMMEPHATLAMWDGDRLILHTANQMLNQGQQAIATTLKIPVENVRLISPFIGGGFGGKLWVNADAILAAIASRQLKRPVKIALTRQQVFHVTTHRSNTIQRLRLATDREGRILAIGHDVFSGNLPSEQTYEGAALQTRTLYAGSNRLTRHRLAPLDIPVASSMRAPGESVGLMALECAMDELAEKLNLDPIELRIRNEPSEDPEKHIPYSSRHLIACMQEGARRFGWDKRNPKPGQLRDGRWLVGIGMAAATRGNPLRLSKANVRLDPDGNATVRMAMTDIGTGTYTILAQITAEMLGLPMERVRVELGDTSFPEAAGSGGSFGAGSSGSALFEACYALREKLARMAGMDAKTARFANGNIESGEQSVSLEKLVGSGVEADGEIRPGRTAQDFSQQSYGAHFAEVGVDEDTGEVRVRRMLGVFTAGRVLNAKTARSQAIGGMVFGVGAALHEAMTLDPRFGYFVNHDLAEYHVPVHADIPAIDAIFLAELDDKSNPLKSKGIGELGICGAGASIANAIYNACGARIRDYPITLDKLLSKLPVRA; from the coding sequence ATGGAAATGAACTCGCCTATTGGCCCCAATGCGCTCGATGCACGGGGCATTGTTGGCAAGCCACTCGACCGCGTGGATGGGCGATTGAAGGTTACCGGCGGCGCGCGCTACGCCTATGAGATGCAGCAGGAGAACACGCTGTATGGCTTTGTGGTGGAAGCCTCGATCGGTAAAGGAAGTATCAAATCGATCGATACGCGGGCTGCGGAGAAGGCCCCGGGCGTCGCGCTGGTTCTCACTCATCGCAACGCGCCCGCGCAGGGCACCGGCAATCACCGTGAGGCTCACCCCGTGCTCACCGGCCTGCAAGTGACACGTTACGGCCAGCCGGTCGCCTTCGTGGTTGCCGAAAGCTTTGAGCAGGCCAGAGCGGCTGCTTACCTGGTAGACGTGAAATATGATCGGTCGAGCGGGAAATACGCGCTGCGTGCCAACCTCAATGAGGCGCGCGTTCCGAAGCCGAACGATGCGCCGCCAGCCGATAGCGCGGTGGGGGACTTCGCTGCAGCATTTGCCAGCGCTCCGGTGAAGATCAACGTGACCTATACCACCCCCTTGCAAAGTCATGCGATGATGGAACCTCATGCTACGCTCGCGATGTGGGACGGCGATAGGTTGATCCTGCACACCGCGAACCAGATGCTCAACCAGGGTCAGCAGGCCATCGCGACGACTTTAAAAATCCCCGTTGAAAACGTACGCCTGATCAGCCCGTTCATCGGCGGCGGGTTCGGTGGCAAACTTTGGGTCAATGCCGATGCTATCCTGGCCGCGATCGCCTCGCGGCAGCTCAAGCGGCCGGTGAAAATCGCGCTGACGCGGCAGCAGGTCTTTCACGTCACGACGCACCGTTCCAACACGATCCAGCGCCTCCGCCTGGCCACGGATCGCGAGGGCCGTATCCTCGCGATCGGGCACGATGTGTTCTCGGGTAATTTACCCAGCGAGCAAACGTATGAGGGCGCTGCCCTGCAAACTCGCACGCTCTATGCTGGATCCAACCGGCTAACGCGACATCGTCTGGCGCCACTGGACATTCCGGTCGCGTCGTCAATGCGCGCTCCCGGCGAATCTGTCGGGCTGATGGCACTTGAATGCGCGATGGACGAGCTTGCGGAGAAGCTAAACCTCGACCCGATCGAATTGCGCATTCGAAACGAGCCAAGCGAGGACCCGGAGAAACATATTCCCTATTCCAGCCGCCATCTGATCGCTTGCATGCAGGAAGGTGCGCGCCGATTTGGATGGGACAAGCGCAATCCGAAGCCGGGCCAGCTTCGCGATGGCCGCTGGCTGGTTGGAATCGGCATGGCCGCGGCAACGCGGGGCAATCCGCTTCGGCTCTCCAAAGCTAATGTCCGATTGGACCCCGACGGCAATGCCACGGTGCGAATGGCGATGACCGACATCGGCACCGGCACCTATACCATCTTGGCACAGATCACAGCCGAGATGCTTGGCCTGCCGATGGAACGCGTCCGCGTCGAACTCGGCGATACCAGCTTTCCGGAAGCGGCGGGTTCGGGCGGTTCGTTCGGCGCGGGCAGTTCGGGATCGGCCCTGTTCGAGGCTTGCTACGCGTTGCGTGAGAAGCTTGCGCGGATGGCTGGCATGGACGCTAAGACCGCCCGCTTTGCCAACGGCAATATCGAATCCGGAGAGCAATCCGTCTCGCTGGAGAAGCTCGTCGGTAGCGGCGTCGAAGCCGACGGAGAAATCAGGCCCGGGCGCACCGCACAGGATTTCTCACAACAGTCATATGGCGCACACTTCGCCGAAGTCGGGGTCGATGAAGATACCGGCGAGGTGCGTGTGCGGCGTATGCTGGGCGTATTCACGGCCGGCCGTGTCCTGAACGCAAAGACGGCGCGCTCTCAGGCGATCGGCGGAATGGTTTTCGGCGTCGGTGCCGCGCTGCATGAAGCGATGACGCTCGATCCGCGCTTCGGCTATTTCGTCAACCACGACCTCGCCGAATATCATGTGCCGGTGCATGCCGACATTCCGGCGATTGACGCGATCTTTCTTGCCGAACTGGACGACAAATCCAACCCACTCAAGAGCAAGGGCATTGGCGAACTCGGAATCTGCGGCGCCGGCGCCTCGATCGCCAATGCGATTTACAACGCGTGCGGCGCGCGGATTCGGGATTACCCGATCACACTCGACAAGCTGCTTTCCAAGCTGCCGGTGCGCGCATGA
- a CDS encoding xanthine dehydrogenase YagS FAD-binding subunit (product_source=KO:K11178; cath_funfam=3.30.390.50,3.30.465.10; cog=COG1319; ko=KO:K11178; pfam=PF00941,PF03450; smart=SM01092; superfamily=55447,56176), whose amino-acid sequence MPLRSLPQHRCRHQAGCGSADMRAFTYYCADTTAHASVAVVKPGAKIIAGGTNLLDLMKLQVETPSQLIDINRLPLDKIEETPDGGLRIGTLVRNSDLAADPRVRQRYGVLSRALLAGASAQLRNKATTGGNLLQRTRCYYFYDVTKPCNKRNPGSGCAALAGFNRIHAILGTSDHCIATHPSDMAVAMRALDANVETINRRGETKIIPIAEFHRLPGNTPEIETSLKPDEIITAVTLPPPPPGVQVYRKVRDRASYAFALVSVAAIVDSTRGRIRSARLAFGGLAHKPWRSLQTEHRLANAPANTATFNAVANAVLDGARGFGGNDFKIPLTRRTLHSVLAEMTRT is encoded by the coding sequence TTGCCGCTGCGCAGCCTACCCCAACATCGTTGTCGCCATCAAGCAGGTTGCGGGAGTGCCGACATGAGAGCCTTCACCTATTACTGCGCCGATACGACGGCCCACGCTTCCGTTGCCGTCGTCAAGCCCGGCGCGAAAATCATCGCCGGCGGCACCAATTTGCTCGACCTGATGAAATTACAGGTCGAGACGCCATCCCAGCTAATCGACATCAACCGGCTCCCCCTCGACAAGATCGAAGAAACGCCCGATGGGGGCTTACGCATCGGCACGCTGGTTCGAAATAGCGATCTTGCCGCTGACCCACGCGTGCGGCAGCGCTACGGCGTCCTGAGCCGCGCCTTGCTGGCGGGCGCCAGCGCCCAGTTGCGCAACAAGGCCACGACCGGCGGCAATCTGCTGCAGCGTACCCGCTGCTACTATTTCTACGACGTCACCAAACCTTGCAACAAGCGCAACCCCGGCTCCGGCTGTGCGGCGCTCGCCGGGTTCAACCGCATTCACGCCATCCTGGGTACCAGCGACCACTGCATCGCGACGCATCCGTCGGATATGGCGGTGGCAATGCGGGCGCTTGACGCCAATGTGGAGACGATCAATCGGCGGGGTGAAACCAAAATCATTCCGATCGCAGAGTTTCACCGTCTTCCGGGCAACACTCCCGAGATCGAGACGTCACTCAAGCCAGACGAAATCATCACGGCCGTGACGCTGCCCCCGCCGCCTCCGGGTGTGCAGGTCTACCGCAAGGTCCGCGATCGCGCTTCCTACGCCTTTGCGCTGGTTTCCGTCGCCGCGATCGTCGATAGCACCCGCGGCCGGATCCGCTCGGCTCGTCTGGCGTTCGGTGGGCTGGCGCATAAGCCCTGGCGATCGCTGCAGACGGAGCACCGATTGGCCAACGCACCTGCGAACACAGCCACCTTCAATGCAGTCGCAAATGCCGTGCTCGATGGCGCGCGTGGGTTCGGCGGCAACGATTTCAAGATACCGCTGACGCGGCGCACCCTGCACAGCGTGCTGGCAGAGATGACCCGAACCTGA
- a CDS encoding xanthine dehydrogenase YagT iron-sulfur-binding subunit (product_source=KO:K13483; cath_funfam=3.30.365.10; cog=COG2080; ko=KO:K13483; pfam=PF00111,PF01799; superfamily=47741,54292), protein MDDHESNTEPNTLNTFEVTRRMVIETGTTALFLTTLPRAALAAGPVEDNEPAPPPVKVELQINGHLHSLTLDPRTTLLDALREHLALTGSKKGCDHGQCGACTVLIEGRRINSCLTLAVMHDGQSVTTIEGLAMGDNLHPLQAAFVEHDGFQCGYCTSGQICSAIGMLAEGRQGMPSYVTEDLTHSAAELTDVEIRERMSGNICRCAAYPNIVVAIKQVAGVPT, encoded by the coding sequence ATGGACGACCACGAATCCAATACAGAGCCAAACACACTAAATACATTTGAGGTTACCCGCCGCATGGTGATCGAGACCGGAACCACCGCGCTGTTCTTGACCACGCTGCCGCGTGCAGCTTTGGCGGCTGGCCCGGTCGAGGACAATGAGCCGGCCCCGCCTCCCGTGAAGGTCGAACTTCAGATCAATGGCCACCTTCATTCGCTGACGCTGGATCCCCGCACGACATTGCTGGATGCCTTGCGTGAACACCTCGCACTGACCGGCTCGAAGAAAGGTTGCGATCACGGCCAATGCGGCGCCTGCACGGTGTTGATCGAAGGGCGCCGCATCAACTCCTGCCTGACGCTTGCGGTGATGCACGACGGCCAATCCGTCACCACGATCGAGGGGCTCGCAATGGGCGATAATCTGCATCCGCTTCAGGCGGCCTTCGTCGAACACGACGGCTTTCAGTGCGGTTACTGCACCTCCGGCCAGATCTGCTCCGCCATTGGGATGCTGGCCGAAGGCCGGCAGGGCATGCCGAGCTATGTGACGGAAGACCTGACGCACTCGGCCGCTGAACTAACCGACGTTGAAATTCGCGAGAGGATGAGCGGCAACATTTGCCGCTGCGCAGCCTACCCCAACATCGTTGTCGCCATCAAGCAGGTTGCGGGAGTGCCGACATGA
- a CDS encoding putative RmlC-like cupin family protein (product_source=COG4101; cath_funfam=2.60.120.10; cog=COG4101; pfam=PF07883; superfamily=51182), translating into MNSSVAIHIVSPAEFDPGTAQTPGSERRAAIAPALGIASVIWGGLFEVEPGSRTGIHHHGEQETIAYVLSGICEIRWGERGESVARAKAGDFIHVPAFLPHMEINPSEQEPFRWVVVRSTALPIVVNLPDYTWPQAGCFPAGSRRTTSP; encoded by the coding sequence ATGAATTCTTCTGTTGCAATCCATATCGTCAGCCCGGCTGAATTCGATCCGGGAACAGCGCAGACACCGGGCTCCGAACGTCGCGCTGCTATTGCGCCGGCGCTCGGCATCGCCTCGGTCATCTGGGGCGGCCTGTTCGAGGTCGAGCCGGGATCGCGGACGGGAATTCATCATCATGGAGAGCAGGAGACGATCGCCTACGTCCTTTCCGGCATCTGCGAAATTCGCTGGGGCGAAAGAGGAGAATCGGTTGCACGGGCGAAGGCCGGCGATTTCATCCATGTCCCGGCTTTTCTGCCGCACATGGAAATCAATCCTTCGGAACAGGAGCCATTTCGATGGGTTGTTGTGCGCAGCACCGCGTTACCCATTGTTGTCAACCTTCCGGACTACACTTGGCCGCAAGCCGGATGTTTTCCTGCGGGCAGCAGGAGGACCACCAGTCCTTAA